Genomic window (Magnolia sinica isolate HGM2019 chromosome 6, MsV1, whole genome shotgun sequence):
tttgcgagattccatcatatcccATTTAGTTTCGGTttagttttgtttttattataaacAACGAgctttagtttgagtataacttttgatcgtAGCATGAAAAGTGCTTAGGAGAGTTttgagaataacatggttgggccaaattggacactaactatttttatccgaaaaccatgaagtcttaTAGGAATAGAGgttgtttataaatagtaaatttactatttatagtaagtcacatttttagggtgtttgagttggagtcttaagttcaaaactctctcttaagtttgagtttcttatttaaagagttgtaatttcatttgagttgtaatttcattttcttaatcattaattaaattatttcaaatttattaggaattattcctaCTTTtatcctcgtggatttgagggagttatatgaggagtccagagagctccgtggattcagtaGTTATCCCCGCCATATGTCCAGCTGAGTTGGATTAGCTTGAAGGGTTAATGAGTCTTTGATCCTTCATTTGATATTttattaataatttaataatatttaGATTAGGAACAAATGTTGAACTCGGCCAATCGAACTGAGTCTAGACTAGAGTCTTGTATGTTTCGACCTACATAACTCAGCCCAAAACCTAGATGGGTGTAGTTGGCTCGGTAGAATTctgagttgactcactgagttttagaactttattattattattattttttttaaacacacgcatacacacccccacacactcacgccagggtgagatttcaccacctatggatactggaacctttgaccgggtgttgaaactcctgagagtctaccactcacTGAGTTCTAGAACTTTGCCTACTATCATCTTTATTATAccacctgcaaaaaaaaaaaaaaaaaggtcattttTCTTCGGTTTTGTTGACTCGTTTCTCAATTTCAGGGATGCGACGGATCAATTCTGCTGGACAGCATCGACGGTATCGAAAGCGAAAAGGGAGCAGTCCAGAATATATATTCAATCAGAGGATTTGATGTGGTGGACAAAATAAAGGAATTACTGGAAAAGAAATGCCCTGAAACAGTTTCTTGTGCCGATATTCTTGCAATAGCAGCCAGAGATGCTGTTCAATTGGTAAAGGATCGCCTTTGATTTTGGTTCTTTTGCTCTTTTTCCAATTACTGAGCTTATACATTGTGATCATGGCAGTTCTTATATTCATTGATTATATGTATAATCTTCCCTGTGTTGCTCGATCAGGCCGCGCACGGCTGCATTTACGATGATCCAAGTAAACTCATCAATTTTGTTATTATcggctgttttttttttgtaaaatcatATCCATTTGAGATTTTCGTTTCCTGTCAAGTCATTCAAAAGTTTCTAATGAAAAAAGTACGGTTTTCCTTgagtcccacatcgaaaatgagaAAACaagttttatattttatatatagaggtatatgtagtattcttacttaaaGTTTTGGAGGTTGAGATGCTTGGGTTAATGCACAAACGTGGCTGTAGTGGTGTTAGTTGGCACAATTTGCACTTAGCACGTGTGCATCAACAGTCCAAAAACAGATAGACTTTGATAATCAACAATTGAATCTTTCTTTCCAACAATCTGTAACAGCTCAAGCTCATTATCAATGATCATAAGCATTTTTTAAATGTTCCAAACAATTGATGGCCACTTAGAAACAGTCCACTACCCTTATGCCTATATAAATTAGACCGTTCTGGTCCAAAATTCAATCAACTCCAACAGATCTCTTGCAAACCATCAGACAACGTATTTACACATGATTTAGCTTGGTGCTAAAAAGAtataattttctttaatttttattttcaattttttccaaCATATTTTACAACAGGCGGGTTTTGGTATGGAAATTATGCCAACTAATGATCTTGACTATCCACTTCCGTGGCATTCAAATGGACAGTCTACATTCAGTTTAAAGTTacatgatgaaaattttaaatcgtTATGTGGTTTggaatatggcccacttgaatattggGATCATCGAAACATGCGTTATTCTGGGTCCGTCCAGCGATTGCATGCTGGATGGGCTGGACTTGGGCCCATACTTTCGGTCTGTGGGCTGCTCGCGTGCCCGAATTTACAATGAACCGTTGATCAAGATGGGCCTTGTTCAGTATCCAGGCCCTTATATATATGACTGATGTGGGCGGGCAAGTTTGCCCTAGAAATAAATGGCCTGGACTCTTTCTTGAATTCCAGCCCAACTGATTACAGGCCTATTGTAGCTCAATCCAACCCGATCCAGCCCATTCCCAATAGTGCTAGCAATGGGCCCACCTGACCAACGGATGGATTTAGAATATTCACCGTAGGAAATAGTCAATTAGTCAATTTTCGAATTGGGCCTGGCCCACCAAATTTTCTGTGATCGAGATTGGACCCTAGTCTTAATGAGTTTCTATCCTTTGAACagagaggtgggccacagtggAAGGTTGAGTTGGGTAGAAGAGACTCTTTGAAGGCGAGCCTGAATGATGCGAACCTCAACATTCCCAGCCCCAACTCCACTCTAGAGGTCCTCATTTCTAACTTTGAAGCCCAAGGTCTCAGTTTCGTCGACTTGGTCACTCTTTCAGGTAAGGTAGTCTTGATCAACCTCTACCTGATCATGCGATCCCAACCGTCAAATCAATCATCGGCAAAATGGTCTGTCCATATCATTTATTTTAATACAATGAATATACTAAAATTTTCTAGCATTCTTCATTTCAGGCAGTCACACTATTGGAAAATCAAGATGTCTAAGCTTTAAGGACAGGATTTACCACGAAGATGAAACTGATGTTCCCATACATTCTGAAGTGGACCATAATCATAAGAGAAGTTCTATGTTTCGTCGAATCCTACGGTCTATATGCCCGAGATCTGATAAGAGAGATGAGGCCTTGGTCCCTCTCGACTTCATGACTTCGGCCAAGTTCGATAACACATACTACATAAACCTTCTTCAGGACAAAGGGCTGCTAGAGTCTGATAATGTACTTATTTCTCAGGACCCAGGAGGTGAGATTGTGAAGTTGGTGTGGACATACGCATCTGATCAACGTAGATTTTTTAAAGAATATAAGTTGTCGATCGTGAAGATGGGGAGAATCAATCCGCTGGTCGGGGATGAGGGCGAGATCCGACGGAACTGTAGCCTTGTGAATTCATGGTGACCCGAGTTGAAGATTAATGATCCTGAGATTGCTGTAGTGCTAATTGCTAAGGAAGAACCTCATAATGCTTGAATGTACTTATTTTGAAAACTAGATGAGAATAGTCGAGTCTACCAACATGGGCTATTACAAAATGTAAAGTCTCCTTGTGGTGGGCTGGGCCAGCACCAGATGGGCTAACATGGCCCACTGCCACTGAAAATCATAA
Coding sequences:
- the LOC131248145 gene encoding peroxidase 20-like — translated: MGLIRILLMAIFPIAISLLVFHGIEAFDDGLVLFPDYYKNSCPQAERIVRQQVRIAIRKDPRMAASLLRLHFHDCFVLGCDGSILLDSIDGIESEKGAVQNIYSIRGFDVVDKIKELLEKKCPETVSCADILAIAARDAVQLRGGPQWKVELGRRDSLKASLNDANLNIPSPNSTLEVLISNFEAQGLSFVDLVTLSGSHTIGKSRCLSFKDRIYHEDETDVPIHSEVDHNHKRSSMFRRILRSICPRSDKRDEALVPLDFMTSAKFDNTYYINLLQDKGLLESDNVLISQDPGGEIVKLVWTYASDQRRFFKEYKLSIVKMGRINPLVGDEGEIRRNCSLVNSW